One window from the genome of Oreochromis niloticus isolate F11D_XX linkage group LG20, O_niloticus_UMD_NMBU, whole genome shotgun sequence encodes:
- the nsfl1c gene encoding NSFL1 cofactor p47 isoform X2, producing MANQEESVREFVAVTDVDEERARFFLESAGWNLQLALASFFEDGADDDIVTLPQPEGGSSVSRSAGPSQPRVTSFRDLMHEAEDESDEEEGQRFFAGGSERSGQQIVGPPKKKSSNEVVEDLFKGAKEHGAVPLDRSGRGPGEPSKAKAFVGGGYRLGAAPEEESTYVAGERQASNRQQDVHVVLKLWKTGFSLDNGELRSYDDPGNANFLEAIRRGEIPLELRQRSRGGQVNLDMEDHRDEDFTKPKMAFKAFEGEGQKLGSATPELISAPPTSQQDQAANEAQASASVNLDPSQPVTNIQIRLADGGRLVQKFNHTHRVSDLRHFVVAARPAMAAREFVLMTTFPNKELTDESQTLQQANLLNAVIVQRLK from the exons ATGGCGAACCAAGAGGAGTCAGTGAGGGAGTTCGTCGCTGTTACTGATGTGGATGAGGAGAGGGCCCGTTTTTTTCTGGAGTCTGCCGGCTGGAATCTGCAG CTTGCACTCGCCAGCTTCTTTGAAGACGGAGCCGATGATGACATAGTGACACTTCCCCAGCCTGAGGGAGGCTCCTCGGTTTCCCGATCCGCAGGCCCCAG TCAGCCCAGAGTGACCTCCTTCAGAGATCTAATGCATGAAGCAGAGGATGAGAGTGATGAAGAGGAAGGCCAAAG GTTTTTTGCAGGAGGATCAGAGCGCAGTGGGCAACAGATTGTGGGACCTCCTAAGAAAAAGAGCTCCAATGAAGTGGTAGAGGATCTATTCAAGGGGGCAAAGGAACATGGAGCTGTGCCTTTGGACCGCAGCGGGAGAGGACCGGGAGAGCCCAGCAAAGCTAAG GCGTTTGTTGGCGGAGGTTACAGGCTAGGAGCAGCCCCCGAGGAAGAGTCAACTTATGTGGCTGGTGAGAGGCAAGCTTCCAACAGGCAGCAGGAT gTACATGTGGTGCTTAAGCTGTGGAAGACCGGTTTCAGTCTGGATAACGGTGAACTCAGAAGCTACGATGATCCTGGAAATGCCAACTTCCTTGAAGCGATCAGAAGAGG GGAGATTCCTCTTGAGCTGAGACAACGGTCTCGAGGGGGCCAAGTCAACCTAGACATGGAGGACCACAGAGATGAGGACTTTACCAAGCCTAAGATGGCATTCAAAGCCTTTGAAGGTGAAGGACAGAAGCTGGGGAG CGCCACACCAGAGTTGATTTCAGCTCCGCCCACCTCCCAGCAGGACCAAGCTGCCAACGAGGCCCAAGCCAGTGCCTCAGTGAACCTCGACCCCTCCCAGCCCGTCACTAACATTCAGATCAGACTGGCCGATGGTGGCAGGCTGGTCCAAAAGTTCAACCATACCCACag GGTGTCTGACCTGCGACACTTTGTGGTGGCGGCCCGGCCCGCCATGGCTGCCAGAGAGTTCGTCCTGATGACCACCTTCCCCAACAAGGAGCTGACGGATGAGAGCCAGACGCTGCAGCAGGCCAATCTCCTCAACGCTGTAATCGTCCAGCGGCTAAAGTGA
- the nsfl1c gene encoding NSFL1 cofactor p47 isoform X1 codes for MANQEESVREFVAVTDVDEERARFFLESAGWNLQLALASFFEDGADDDIVTLPQPEGGSSVSRSAGPSSQPRVTSFRDLMHEAEDESDEEEGQRFFAGGSERSGQQIVGPPKKKSSNEVVEDLFKGAKEHGAVPLDRSGRGPGEPSKAKAFVGGGYRLGAAPEEESTYVAGERQASNRQQDVHVVLKLWKTGFSLDNGELRSYDDPGNANFLEAIRRGEIPLELRQRSRGGQVNLDMEDHRDEDFTKPKMAFKAFEGEGQKLGSATPELISAPPTSQQDQAANEAQASASVNLDPSQPVTNIQIRLADGGRLVQKFNHTHRVSDLRHFVVAARPAMAAREFVLMTTFPNKELTDESQTLQQANLLNAVIVQRLK; via the exons ATGGCGAACCAAGAGGAGTCAGTGAGGGAGTTCGTCGCTGTTACTGATGTGGATGAGGAGAGGGCCCGTTTTTTTCTGGAGTCTGCCGGCTGGAATCTGCAG CTTGCACTCGCCAGCTTCTTTGAAGACGGAGCCGATGATGACATAGTGACACTTCCCCAGCCTGAGGGAGGCTCCTCGGTTTCCCGATCCGCAGGCCCCAG TAGTCAGCCCAGAGTGACCTCCTTCAGAGATCTAATGCATGAAGCAGAGGATGAGAGTGATGAAGAGGAAGGCCAAAG GTTTTTTGCAGGAGGATCAGAGCGCAGTGGGCAACAGATTGTGGGACCTCCTAAGAAAAAGAGCTCCAATGAAGTGGTAGAGGATCTATTCAAGGGGGCAAAGGAACATGGAGCTGTGCCTTTGGACCGCAGCGGGAGAGGACCGGGAGAGCCCAGCAAAGCTAAG GCGTTTGTTGGCGGAGGTTACAGGCTAGGAGCAGCCCCCGAGGAAGAGTCAACTTATGTGGCTGGTGAGAGGCAAGCTTCCAACAGGCAGCAGGAT gTACATGTGGTGCTTAAGCTGTGGAAGACCGGTTTCAGTCTGGATAACGGTGAACTCAGAAGCTACGATGATCCTGGAAATGCCAACTTCCTTGAAGCGATCAGAAGAGG GGAGATTCCTCTTGAGCTGAGACAACGGTCTCGAGGGGGCCAAGTCAACCTAGACATGGAGGACCACAGAGATGAGGACTTTACCAAGCCTAAGATGGCATTCAAAGCCTTTGAAGGTGAAGGACAGAAGCTGGGGAG CGCCACACCAGAGTTGATTTCAGCTCCGCCCACCTCCCAGCAGGACCAAGCTGCCAACGAGGCCCAAGCCAGTGCCTCAGTGAACCTCGACCCCTCCCAGCCCGTCACTAACATTCAGATCAGACTGGCCGATGGTGGCAGGCTGGTCCAAAAGTTCAACCATACCCACag GGTGTCTGACCTGCGACACTTTGTGGTGGCGGCCCGGCCCGCCATGGCTGCCAGAGAGTTCGTCCTGATGACCACCTTCCCCAACAAGGAGCTGACGGATGAGAGCCAGACGCTGCAGCAGGCCAATCTCCTCAACGCTGTAATCGTCCAGCGGCTAAAGTGA
- the LOC100705189 gene encoding peptidyl-prolyl cis-trans isomerase FKBP1A, with the protein MRNIRRRSAQTDGLREECCRVRGQQQQQLQDAEMGVEIETITPGDGRTFPKKGQTCVVHYVGSLTDGRKFDSSRDRDKPFRFKIGKQEVIRGWEEGVVQMSVGQRAKLTCSPDYAYGNKGHPGIIPPNATLIFDVELLGLE; encoded by the exons atgaggaaCATCCGCCGGAGGAGCGCACAGACAGACGGACTGCGGGAGGAGTGTTGCCGTGTTCggggacagcagcagcagcagctccaggACGCTGAAATGGGAGTCGAAATCGAGACCATCACCCCCGGTGACG GACGGACTTTCCCCAAAAAAGGACAGACGTGCGTGGTGCATTATGTCG GCTCTCTCACAGACGGACGGAAGTTTGACTCCTCTCGTGACAGAGACAAGCCTTTCCGGTTTAAGATTGGCAAGCAGGAAGTGATCCGAGGCTGGGAAGAGGGCGTAGTGCAG ATGAGTGTTGGTCAGAGGGCCAAGCTGACCTGTTCGCCTGACTACGCTTACGGAAACAAAGGCCATCCGGGCATCATCCCACCTAATGCCACCCTCATCTTTGATGTAGAGCTGCTGGGTTTGGAGTGA